A window of Chaetodon trifascialis isolate fChaTrf1 chromosome 3, fChaTrf1.hap1, whole genome shotgun sequence genomic DNA:
GGGATCGTGCTGAACTTTCTCTTTTGCCGGTTCTACGATATGATCCTGATGCTACCTGACTCCTGTGAGAGAGTTGCCCATCACTGCTGCCCCAGCTACAAACAAGTCATCACCACCGTGGAGTCTACACCCAGCAGTAATGATGAGACTTTTGTGGACTTGGATTGTGGTCTGTTCAGCTCCTGTCAGGATGCAAGTGACTGCCTGGAGCTGGCTATGGAGATGTCAGAATTATGCTATCACTAGTAGGGAAACCCAAAATAATCACCAATCATGATAAGAAACTGGTTGGATAATCAAAGATCAGACTGGCCTATATTCAGTGGGGGGTTTCTAAGGGctaattaaagctgcaatttGCAACGTTGGTGATACAAAC
This region includes:
- the mdfic2 gene encoding myoD family inhibitor domain-containing protein 2, with the translated sequence MYLRRSSSASSSTTDSLSSSQQIDCAGIVLNFLFCRFYDMILMLPDSCERVAHHCCPSYKQVITTVESTPSSNDETFVDLDCGLFSSCQDASDCLELAMEMSELCYH